From Sporosarcina sp. Marseille-Q4943, the proteins below share one genomic window:
- a CDS encoding amino acid ABC transporter ATP-binding protein: MIKTMNLHKSFGDLEVLKGIDIDINPGEVVVLVGVSGSGKSTLLRCLNFLEKAQEGDILIDGRKIDRKKDDLSNVRAEVGMVFQHFNLFPHKTVLENIMEAPLIVKKADKEKAKQLALALLDKVGLSDKADVYPNKLSGGQKQRVAIARALAMEPKALLFDEPTSALDPELVGEVLGVMQDLANDGMTMVVVTHEMKFAKEVADRIIMLDEGRIIEDADPETFFNHSTNERTKQFLEMVDL, translated from the coding sequence ATGATCAAAACAATGAATCTCCATAAATCATTCGGCGATCTCGAAGTATTGAAAGGAATCGATATTGATATAAATCCGGGCGAGGTCGTCGTACTCGTCGGAGTGAGTGGATCTGGTAAGAGCACGTTGCTTCGCTGCCTCAATTTCCTTGAAAAGGCGCAAGAAGGGGACATTTTGATCGACGGGCGGAAAATCGACCGGAAGAAGGACGACTTATCGAATGTCCGTGCAGAAGTGGGCATGGTGTTCCAGCACTTCAACCTGTTTCCGCATAAGACGGTGCTTGAAAACATTATGGAAGCGCCATTAATTGTAAAGAAGGCGGACAAGGAGAAGGCGAAGCAATTAGCGCTTGCCCTGTTGGACAAAGTTGGCCTGTCCGATAAGGCCGATGTGTATCCGAATAAATTATCGGGCGGACAGAAGCAGCGGGTCGCCATCGCGCGTGCGCTCGCAATGGAACCGAAAGCGCTATTATTCGACGAACCGACGTCTGCACTCGATCCGGAGCTCGTCGGCGAAGTGCTTGGGGTTATGCAAGACCTCGCAAATGACGGCATGACGATGGTCGTCGTCACACATGAAATGAAGTTCGCCAAAGAAGTAGCGGACCGAATCATCATGCTGGACGAAGGGCGCATCATTGAAGATGCCGACCCTGAGACATTCTTCAACCACTCCACGAACGAGCGGACAAAGCAGTTTTTAGAGATGGTGGATTTGTAA
- a CDS encoding amino acid ABC transporter permease codes for MRTYEGFLKAALVTLKITAIAIVLGTVFGIIFALMKISRSKILQTIANLYITLIRGTPLIVQIMFLYYGITSIVVLSNFWAGAIALGVHNGAYIAEIFRGAIQGVDRGQREASLALGMNRTQAMRRIIFPQALRRAIPPLGNQFIITMKDSSLVYVIGVTELFGLANREAAATFMPFETFLVVGLYYLILVLIFTWLLKLYENRLNVDGS; via the coding sequence ATGCGCACGTACGAAGGCTTCCTGAAAGCGGCACTAGTCACATTGAAAATAACTGCCATTGCCATTGTGTTAGGAACCGTATTCGGGATCATCTTTGCGTTAATGAAAATATCAAGATCAAAAATCTTGCAAACGATTGCAAACTTATATATTACGCTGATCCGCGGGACGCCGCTCATCGTACAGATCATGTTTTTGTACTATGGAATTACGTCGATCGTCGTCCTGTCGAATTTCTGGGCGGGGGCGATTGCACTCGGCGTCCATAACGGAGCATACATTGCGGAAATTTTTCGCGGAGCAATCCAAGGGGTTGACCGGGGACAGCGGGAGGCGAGCCTTGCGCTCGGTATGAATCGGACGCAAGCGATGCGCCGGATCATCTTTCCGCAAGCCTTGCGTCGGGCCATTCCACCGCTCGGTAACCAATTCATCATTACAATGAAAGATTCGTCCCTCGTTTACGTCATCGGGGTGACGGAACTGTTCGGCCTAGCGAACCGGGAAGCGGCGGCGACCTTCATGCCGTTCGAAACGTTCCTTGTCGTCGGTCTGTACTACCTCATTCTCGTCCTCATTTTCACATGGCTATTGAAGCTGTATGAGAACCGGCTGAATGTGGATGGATCTTAA
- a CDS encoding transporter substrate-binding domain-containing protein, with protein MGKWKTLLFLLIAATLVLAACGNDKTEANDDGYRLVEKGKLTYAASGLYKPFNFEENGELTGFDMEIGAEIAERMGLEPNPVTNPFETILQGLVANKYDAIIGSMAYTKKRAEQAAFTEPYYYSGGMIWVAEDNNEIKSPEDLKGKKIGVIAQSTYEEPAKELSDNLQYYSSDVVALKDLTVEDRLDAVITSDIVGFEAKDNGFAIKEVGTPLWVEQPSVAVKKDNEELRDAIDKALKEMIDDGTYEEISQKWFGRNLLDIDLENAELLE; from the coding sequence ATGGGAAAATGGAAGACGCTATTATTCTTACTTATTGCAGCCACATTAGTGCTGGCGGCTTGCGGTAATGACAAAACCGAAGCAAATGATGACGGATATCGCCTTGTTGAAAAAGGCAAATTGACATATGCGGCAAGTGGTCTCTACAAGCCGTTTAACTTCGAGGAGAACGGGGAGTTGACAGGTTTTGATATGGAAATCGGAGCGGAAATCGCGGAGAGGATGGGCTTGGAGCCGAATCCGGTGACGAACCCGTTTGAAACGATCCTTCAAGGACTTGTCGCCAATAAATATGACGCCATCATCGGTTCGATGGCCTATACGAAAAAGCGTGCCGAGCAAGCTGCATTCACAGAACCTTACTATTACTCGGGTGGGATGATCTGGGTCGCAGAGGACAATAACGAAATCAAGTCACCAGAGGACTTGAAAGGGAAGAAGATCGGCGTCATTGCGCAATCGACATATGAAGAGCCGGCAAAGGAATTATCGGACAATCTCCAATACTATAGCAGCGATGTTGTTGCACTAAAAGATTTGACGGTCGAAGACCGATTGGATGCCGTCATTACGTCGGATATCGTCGGTTTCGAAGCGAAAGATAACGGATTTGCCATTAAAGAGGTCGGCACCCCGTTATGGGTCGAACAGCCCTCGGTCGCGGTGAAAAAGGATAATGAAGAGCTCCGTGACGCGATTGACAAAGCCCTGAAAGAAATGATCGATGACGGCACATATGAAGAAATATCGCAAAAGTGGTTCGGCCGGAATCTATTGGATATCGACTTGGAAAATGCAGAACTACTAGAATAA
- the mgtE gene encoding magnesium transporter, which yields MTLQGDEEEVSRAIVHVLKEGQKDTFLKIISELTPYEISMHYRGLPRKRRILFLEWLSLDQLVALLRYLTRNEQLRVLKKIGPARSTELLEVLKSDDLAYLLSDLPSKEVDRLIAEMRDEEKKSIRKKMKYPKRSAGRAMISQYVWVHESYTVKKTVNKLKYFKDFADYLNYVYVIDDEKRLIGVASYRDLLLSNPDDAIANVMTTEIVKVHETTKQSDVAKMIGRHDFFSVPVVNDDDILVGIITADDVLDIVMREANEDIEMLFASGKEIDFHTRPFVAAYRRLPWLVLLLFIGLVSGSIIAKFEATLEAVVALAFFMPMIAGMTGNTGTQSLAVVVRGLVTEELTMKKTLSLVFRELLVGIMLGIICGAVISVIAYIWQGSFTLGLVVGSSLVATLIIGTLAGTIIPLILSKFKVDPAVASGPLITTINDILSLLIYFGIATMFISKLM from the coding sequence ATGACGTTACAAGGGGACGAAGAAGAAGTTTCACGCGCAATTGTCCACGTATTGAAGGAAGGGCAAAAAGATACTTTCCTAAAAATCATAAGTGAATTAACTCCCTATGAAATATCGATGCATTACCGCGGTTTGCCGCGAAAGCGCCGAATCCTGTTTTTAGAATGGCTCTCTTTGGATCAGCTGGTAGCACTGCTCAGGTATTTGACGCGCAACGAACAGTTGCGTGTATTGAAAAAGATCGGACCCGCCCGTTCTACGGAATTATTGGAAGTCCTTAAGAGCGATGACCTCGCCTATCTCCTGTCCGATTTACCGAGCAAAGAGGTCGATCGGCTCATTGCAGAGATGAGGGATGAAGAGAAAAAATCCATTCGCAAAAAGATGAAGTATCCGAAAAGGTCAGCAGGACGGGCGATGATCAGCCAATACGTATGGGTTCATGAGTCTTATACGGTGAAAAAGACCGTTAATAAATTGAAGTATTTCAAGGACTTTGCCGATTACTTGAATTATGTGTATGTCATTGATGACGAAAAGAGATTGATCGGCGTCGCGTCGTATCGAGACCTGCTTCTGAGCAATCCCGATGACGCCATTGCAAATGTCATGACTACGGAAATCGTAAAGGTCCATGAAACGACGAAGCAAAGTGATGTCGCCAAAATGATCGGGCGGCATGATTTCTTTTCCGTGCCGGTTGTGAATGACGATGATATTCTAGTCGGTATCATTACAGCTGATGACGTCCTGGATATCGTCATGCGGGAAGCGAATGAGGATATTGAAATGTTGTTCGCGTCTGGCAAAGAGATCGACTTCCATACGCGGCCGTTCGTAGCGGCGTATAGAAGGCTACCTTGGCTCGTGTTGCTATTATTCATCGGCCTCGTCTCGGGCAGCATTATCGCTAAATTCGAAGCTACACTTGAAGCCGTTGTCGCCTTGGCATTTTTCATGCCGATGATTGCCGGGATGACCGGAAATACAGGAACGCAGTCATTGGCTGTCGTCGTCCGGGGGCTTGTCACCGAGGAGTTGACGATGAAAAAGACGCTTAGCCTCGTTTTCCGTGAGCTGCTTGTCGGTATTATGCTCGGAATCATCTGCGGTGCGGTTATTTCCGTCATCGCCTATATTTGGCAAGGCAGCTTCACGCTCGGACTCGTCGTCGGCTCATCCCTCGTCGCGACACTGATCATCGGAACGTTAGCAGGCACCATCATCCCGTTGATTTTGAGTAAATTCAAAGTCGATCCAGCGGTTGCGTCTGGACCGCTCATTACAACGATCAATGATATTTTGTCGTTATTGATTTATTTTGGAATTGCCACGATGTTCATTTCAAAATTGATGTAG
- a CDS encoding acetyl-CoA hydrolase/transferase family protein, with protein MDNHLNRIRIEKLRDLVVTPEEAASWIKDGMTLGLSGFTRAGDAKAVPMALVKRAETEKFKVNVFTGASLGSDIDKLFAEAGIVKKRLPFQAEKAMRNGINNGELLFVDHHLSHTAEWIRTNVTEPIDFAILEAISVTEDGMIIPSTSVGNSLSFAQHAKSIIIEINMAQSAEWEGIHDLYDPGKQGERNPIQLTKVDDRIGTIGIPIDVDRVKGIVFTHQLDSPSTITQPDRDTEIMAEHLLSFLRSEVEAGRLTNSLAPLQSGIGSQANAVLHGLLNSEFEDLEVYSEVLQDAVFDLMDAGKVRKASCASITLSQEKMDKVFNNLEQYRDKLIMRPQEISNHPEIIRRLGLISINTALELDIYGNVNSTHVTGTKMMNGIGGSGDFARNARLAIFVTKSIAKNGDISSIVPFVSHVDHTEHDVDVIVTEHGYADLRGLAPRERVGLIIANCAHPMYRSQLWEYYYEALERGGHTPHVLEKAFSWHMNLMQHGTMRPLTEKRI; from the coding sequence ATGGATAACCATTTGAATCGTATCAGGATTGAAAAATTGAGAGATTTGGTCGTTACGCCTGAAGAGGCTGCTTCTTGGATTAAGGACGGAATGACATTAGGGTTGAGCGGATTTACGCGTGCCGGTGACGCGAAAGCGGTTCCAATGGCATTAGTGAAACGGGCTGAAACGGAAAAGTTTAAAGTGAACGTATTCACGGGGGCCTCCCTTGGTTCGGATATCGATAAATTATTCGCTGAAGCGGGCATCGTGAAAAAGAGACTGCCATTCCAAGCGGAAAAGGCGATGCGCAACGGCATTAATAACGGGGAACTCCTTTTTGTCGACCATCATCTGTCCCATACGGCGGAATGGATTCGCACAAATGTGACCGAGCCGATTGACTTTGCAATTTTGGAAGCGATTTCAGTGACGGAGGATGGGATGATCATCCCGTCGACTTCCGTCGGCAACTCGTTATCGTTTGCGCAGCATGCAAAATCGATCATTATTGAAATAAACATGGCGCAGTCGGCTGAATGGGAAGGCATCCATGATTTGTATGACCCGGGCAAACAAGGTGAACGGAATCCAATTCAGTTGACGAAAGTCGATGACCGAATCGGTACGATCGGCATCCCGATCGATGTTGATCGAGTGAAAGGAATCGTGTTCACACATCAGTTGGATTCGCCGTCAACGATTACTCAGCCTGACCGCGATACGGAGATTATGGCAGAGCATTTGCTGTCATTCCTGCGTTCGGAAGTGGAGGCTGGCAGATTGACGAACAGTCTTGCACCTCTTCAATCAGGAATCGGTTCCCAGGCGAATGCCGTGCTGCATGGTTTACTGAACTCGGAATTCGAAGACCTTGAAGTATATTCCGAAGTGCTCCAAGATGCGGTATTCGATTTGATGGACGCGGGCAAGGTCCGTAAGGCTTCGTGCGCATCGATCACGCTATCGCAGGAGAAAATGGACAAGGTCTTCAACAATTTGGAGCAATATCGGGACAAGCTGATCATGCGTCCACAGGAAATTTCGAATCATCCGGAGATCATCCGCCGCCTCGGTTTGATTTCCATCAACACGGCGCTTGAACTCGACATTTACGGCAACGTCAATTCGACGCATGTGACAGGGACGAAGATGATGAATGGAATCGGCGGTTCAGGTGATTTCGCCCGAAATGCAAGGCTTGCCATCTTCGTTACGAAATCGATTGCCAAAAACGGCGACATTTCGAGCATCGTTCCCTTCGTGTCCCATGTGGATCATACGGAGCATGACGTCGATGTCATCGTGACGGAGCATGGGTACGCGGATTTGCGCGGACTAGCGCCGAGGGAACGGGTTGGGCTCATCATCGCCAATTGCGCACACCCGATGTACCGCAGTCAGCTATGGGAATATTACTATGAAGCACTTGAAAGAGGCGGCCACACGCCACACGTGCTCGAAAAGGCATTTTCATGGCATATGAATCTTATGCAACACGGAACGATGCGCCCGCTTACCGAGAAACGCATCTGA
- a CDS encoding LytTR family DNA-binding domain-containing protein: protein MLNLDSLLDVVGELFADEISIVVSNTKEYIYYRPSKRIDLKIRPGDPVREGTIAYKALTEGQKVSEFINRDVFGVPYHGMAVPFHDNGVLDGCVVAIYPAYTEGKSVVTVKTQDGWVPVPFSEVKYIEVRDRKTVVVADHITGTHRNSLQNFEFVLPHEMFVRCHRSFIVNVTQIKAIYPDTHSTFMLSMKDGSQIPVSQSYSSYFRKLLGF from the coding sequence TTGTTGAACTTGGACTCACTCCTCGACGTTGTCGGCGAGTTATTTGCGGATGAAATTTCAATTGTCGTCTCAAATACAAAAGAATATATTTACTACCGGCCGAGCAAGCGGATCGATTTGAAAATCCGGCCGGGTGACCCTGTACGGGAAGGGACGATTGCCTATAAGGCACTTACGGAAGGGCAGAAGGTTTCCGAATTCATCAACCGGGATGTGTTCGGGGTGCCGTATCATGGCATGGCGGTTCCGTTCCATGATAATGGCGTTTTGGACGGATGCGTCGTTGCCATCTATCCGGCGTACACGGAAGGGAAATCGGTTGTAACTGTGAAAACGCAGGATGGATGGGTGCCTGTCCCTTTTTCCGAAGTGAAGTATATCGAAGTGCGGGATCGGAAAACAGTCGTTGTCGCCGATCACATTACTGGTACCCACCGGAATTCATTGCAAAACTTCGAATTCGTCCTGCCGCATGAGATGTTCGTCCGTTGCCATCGGTCATTCATCGTCAACGTGACACAAATCAAAGCCATCTACCCGGATACCCATTCGACGTTCATGCTTTCCATGAAAGATGGCTCACAAATTCCGGTCAGTCAATCATATTCCAGCTATTTCCGGAAGCTTTTGGGCTTCTAA
- a CDS encoding CBS domain-containing protein produces the protein MHIRDLIVERLGVATVKVDQSVSETLAKINETGYRCIPVVDNDDAYKGMIYKVDLLSYLYEDKGDGNKPIDFLLEHQDIYLYEDASFLSALLKIKSLPFISVVKNGKLLGILTHNKVESVLEDAFGLKTGGINITLASTEARGMIRKLTTTLKDENIEGMLTLDNGSALARRVVLTLEDGKSDEEMAKLRDRLEKHGFRILQMHRIEPK, from the coding sequence ATGCATATTCGGGATTTGATTGTAGAAAGACTAGGTGTCGCTACCGTAAAGGTAGACCAAAGCGTATCTGAAACACTAGCAAAAATCAACGAGACAGGATACCGCTGCATCCCTGTCGTAGACAACGACGATGCCTACAAAGGGATGATCTACAAAGTCGATCTACTGTCCTATCTTTATGAAGATAAGGGGGATGGCAATAAACCGATCGATTTCTTGTTAGAACACCAAGACATCTACTTATATGAGGACGCTTCATTTTTAAGCGCCTTGCTTAAAATTAAATCATTGCCTTTTATCAGCGTCGTAAAGAATGGCAAGCTGCTCGGAATTTTGACGCATAACAAAGTCGAAAGCGTCCTGGAAGACGCCTTCGGATTAAAGACCGGCGGAATCAACATCACACTTGCCTCGACCGAAGCGCGGGGCATGATCAGAAAGTTGACGACAACGCTGAAGGACGAAAACATCGAAGGTATGCTCACACTCGACAACGGCTCCGCCCTCGCACGGAGAGTCGTCCTCACCCTCGAAGACGGAAAATCCGACGAAGAAATGGCCAAATTACGTGATAGACTCGAAAAACACGGATTCCGGATTTTGCAAATGCATCGGATTGAACCGAAATAA